ACGGTGGTCGGCGCGCCCCACAATTCGCCGTTCACGAAGTTGGCGAGGCGGCCGAAGAATAGCCCGATCGGCACCACGCAGGCGACATAGTCGTGCAGCCGCAGCCAGTTCAGCTTGTTCTTCCAGGCGAGGTAGATGATCCCGAGACTGGTCCCGACGACGCCGCCGTGGAAGCTCATCCCGCCGTCCCACAGCTTGAACATCTCAATCGGGTCGGCGAGATATTTGTCGAGGTTGTAGAAGAGGATGTAGCCGATCCGCCCGCCCAGGATCACGCCCAGCGCGGCGTAGAAGACGAGGTCGTCGGCGTGGCGGCGGGCCATCGGCGCGCCGGGCTCGCGGATCAGCCGGAGCATGTACCAGTAGCCGAGGAAGATGCCGGCGAGATAGGCCAGGCTGTACCAGCGCAGCTGGAAGAAGCCGAGGTCGAGCGCGACGGGCGAAAGGTGCAGGCTGGTCCAGGCAATGCCGTTGGTCGCCGCCGCCATCATTGTCATCGTTTAAGCTCTTCCCCGTTGCAGGTGCCCGCCTCATAAGGAGGGCGCAAGCAAGTGCCAAGGAGAGCCGGATGCCCAGTGAACTCGACCAACGCTACGATGCGGTGTTGGCGGCGGTCACGGGTCCGGGCGGGCGGATCGTCACGGGCGAGGACGCGCTGGGGCGAACGGTGGTCACCAACTTCCCGCCGACGCTGCCGGGCTTCTTCAAGGCCTTCTGCGGGCTGAACGGTGCGGTCGAGGCGGTGGTCGCGGGGGACGAGCGGCTGACCTTCGCCGAGCTCGACCGCGTCTCGGACGAACTGGCGCGGGCGCTGGTCCACATTCACGGGATCGAGAAGGGCGACCGGGTCGGCATTGCGATGCGCAATTGCCCGAGTTGGATCGTCAGCCACATGGCGATCCTCAAGGCCGGCGGCGTGTCGACCCTGCTCAACGGCTGGTGGCAGGGACATGAGATGGCCCATGCGCTCGAGTTGACCGAGCCCAGGCTGATCATCGCCGACACCCAGCGTGCGACGCGGATGGCGGCGGCGTGCGGCAAGTGGCCGACGGTGGCGCTGCCGATCGAGCAGCCGATCGGCGAGGCGCTGGCGCCGTTGCTCGGCGATGAGGTCGCCGCCGACGCCCCGCTGCCT
The Sphingomonas ginsengisoli An et al. 2013 genome window above contains:
- the lgt gene encoding prolipoprotein diacylglyceryl transferase, with translation MTMMAAATNGIAWTSLHLSPVALDLGFFQLRWYSLAYLAGIFLGYWYMLRLIREPGAPMARRHADDLVFYAALGVILGGRIGYILFYNLDKYLADPIEMFKLWDGGMSFHGGVVGTSLGIIYLAWKNKLNWLRLHDYVACVVPIGLFFGRLANFVNGELWGAPTTVPWAVRFPEVIGGMTVIGPPRHPSQLYEAALEGLALFAILWVMFWKTRARYEPGKLVGTFLLFYGIFRFGVEFIREPDEQLVGFARATGLHMGQWLCVPMILGGVYLIATAKGRRHRVEPIAGTESVA